The genomic segment gaaagtaatcttccaaaaaccccaaaagaagatagttacataaacatatctccatggatgttagcccaaaagcttggattagcaaagactcaacccacagaccacatgaagctcatgaagaaggaaaaccaagaggggatgcctcagttctacttaaaacgagaaacaaaaatgctcaagggagcaaatagggaaacaaaacatggaacagaaactgaaggaggggccatcaggagaccattccacctgggtattcaccccatgtacagccacctaagctaaacactgttgtggatgcctggaagtgcataatgtgaggaacatgatatagctgtctccttagaggtcagccaaaggctaacacactcagaggacaatgttcacaattaaccactgatatgatcaggggtttcccaatggagaacttagtgagaggactgaaggagcagaaagggtttttgACCTCAGGTggaaagcaataataccaaacaaccagagcccctcagggtctaaaccaccagcctgggaacacatagggagggacccaagactccagaggtatatgtaggggaggatggccttgttggacataggtgggagaggagtttcttggtcccataaaaaaaaaaaatgaacacacagtgggggggggaatgtgagggcatggaggggatagtgaggggggtaggtgtggtcactgcctcatagaagcatgaggagggggatgggataggaggtttctgggtggtgggagaaagtaggctaaggggataaaatctgaaatgtaaatactataaCCAATTTTAACAggcgggaaaaaaaagtcttcagaaccaacatcttttaaaaaaaatgtcagccctctgggggtgggaaatttttttttcttgatactaaaacttgttctgagaattgtatattgcagaatacacagccttggtttatctactcatcaagcatactgagcagacctgcccaaacctccgatgtcctggaattccatctggattcagtgaagacacagcatcagaggcttatcaacttactcttccccccacccctcttctaaaatctcaacgcccttaatcagcttgaagaagttaaagaagagtcagcgcccctattccctgagcttggggactaatgtggttaataatggtctgtctttctagggacaagtagtggttttgttggaacaggggggattagctaggacttattgcatagccataacctattggtagaaatctgtataattattatcaagatgaagttataatttgttaaatggtacaaaatttactttgatctcaaatttaaggttttcattggtacgagcctcttattaatatgaaaatgagatgaatattgatacactcatgggcattgtgcctgtataacacatttaggaatacaatgcctagacccagcccttttttaaccttttaaactgatttgggacggttaacctatgagttaagggactatagcaaattcatatttttgagtttattgttagggtgttttccatattttatttagaaatagctgagaggagtgaacagacaacagtccaggttaccttacatggatagttggttttcgaaacatcagaagtccatggaactgacactacaaatatttatatattaatgttcatattgattagagccctgtctgctcctgacagcttcctgtcgtggattctaagaagaaattgagcatccttgcagttactccagttgtgtggtaacagccactaggcaagaattgcctctctccatctatagacaaattactgtccagaaaaggacacacatgcagaatagtcgactgattatatctgcctagacagagtaatcagtcctcaATAATCCTGCAttaccaaggtctgtcagatgattctggcccagaaggctgaagatttgatgctccaacattcggtagtataggggcttttcaggttttcagaggtctctataaattggctaagttttagaagctatgctttgtgcttcccacaattatagttaactcagtcattctggatttctgacggggttgaaaacttatagctatttaccataagagaaaagatttgagtggatggtcgtcagctgacattcatcctaaagccaggttcagaactaaatgttctagttagaatagatgacagaggtactggttagtcaacaaaaggatggactgtgtattaggactatcttgtacctcaccagtacaaattggcataattatgctctaattgtattttgagagaaaagtttcattttaacaggaagggtgatgtgtaggaggagctaaggtaggaggagtactgagaggaagaaaaggagtaagaagaggagaagaagaaggagaggacaagctaggtgatgaaagagagaaagaggggggagacagggagacagatattcatgtatctccaccagtcaaagatagttgttatatctaggttggtcagtgggttacacctctgattgaacaattccaaacttataacgcttatgattaacattatttttaaaaaatgtataaatgcaaaaaggaaaagggggcatgggataggggttttctaagggggggaatggggaaaggggatggcatctgaagtgtaaataaaatatctaataaaaaaaaaagagtcaaactATGTATCTCCTTGGCTAGTCTGGAAGTCTTTACAGACAAGAcgtgcctcaaactcacagagatcctcctgcctctgcctttgagtgctgggaataaaagtcTGTCCTACCACattaacttttattctttttaaaatgcagaataatattctattttgtGTACAGACTACATCCTGTTATACATTCATTTAATAATAGCCTAAATTGACTACTTTGAACAATACTATTATGAATAGGGGTACACAAACACCTTGTCCTGATTAGTATTACTATTGGTGAGATGAAACCATGGCCAAAAGCATGTTGGGTAGGAAAGGGtctatttggtttacacttcaaCATAATATTTCATCACTAGAGTAcatcagggcagaaacctggatgtagaagctgatgcagaggctgtggaggggtaCTGCTTGCTGGATTGCTTCCTCTgcttttctcagcctgttttcttatagaatccaggactaccagtcTAGACATGGCACTACCATGGACTTGGCTCTCCTCCATTAGTCATGTATTTAAAAACTGCCCTATATatttgcctacagcctgatcttagggaggtattttctttctgtctgtctttttaactttttattcttttttttttttttcgagacaaggtttctctgtgtagtcctggctatcctggaactcactctgtagaccaggctggcctcgaactcttaactttttatttagtcattgtgaatttcacactatgcaccccaatcccatgTATCTCCCCATCCTCTTATATCCGTCTTTTCCTCTTGCAAACTCACcctacaaaggaaaaataaatctttctgtaGAACACATGGTATTTCatacagtatacccttttgcccaaacagctttacttgcaaatgttcattgccaTGAGTCATTgctctggtttgaggcctctggctcctTCTACACTATCAaaactggatcctcaccaggactcttGTCAGACTTCcagctgttgccctgtgtcatggagatcctccaTTTTTAGAACTGCAAGACTTCATGAACTCCAACAGTTCATAGAAGAGGTACATATTGGTGTGGGCCATCTCAGGCCTGAGGGAAAGCTGAGTTGGTCATCACAGAAGATCTCCTGTGTCCACACCTCTACAGCTAGTTCTTTTGCTTTGGGGTTGGGAAAGCTCTCCCTTGTCTCCTCCATGACAGCTATACTGGTCTGACTAGGTGTAGTGTGGGAACATTGCTCTCCTTGACCAGCTCTCCTGAGTGCCACAGATGGTGAGGGGTGAAACCTGTTCTCCTCCATTCACCCATTTGGGGCCAGCAAATGAGGGGCTAGGCTAGCTCAGCACAATgcttggacatcaacatggtctcaggtggcagcccagaccaggaacATGGACATTGGTGGTAACATGGAACTCAGATGTCAACACAGACACTGGATGTGATAGcaccacagacacaaacatggCCTCTGACAGCAGCATAGGCCTGGATGTCCCCATGGCTTCAGATGGCTGCTCAGGCTACTCCAGTCAGGTTGACCCTCAGCATCAGTGCAGCCTCTGGACAGCAACTTGGTCTCAGGCAGCAGTTCAAACCACTGACACCTAGATAACTTTTGGCAGCAACATGGGCCATAGGGATCAGTGCAGACCCTGACTGCTGTAGGGAGATGGACCCAGACATGGTGCTTGGTAGCAGACCTGGCCtggacatcaccatggcctcaggtggttGCTCAGACTTCTTATATCCATCTGTTCCCTCTCAAGgcttcactttctcttccatctctccatcacatATTCAATCATCTTAATGGTACCTGCCACAGGGCCAGGGAAGGAGGTTGGATATCTTTATTTCAGCCACCCCAGGGCTTCTCTCTAAAATGGTAGTATTTTAACAAGCAGACTTCTCTCTCCAGAAGTCCTTCTTTCCATTCAGTAAGGAGAAAATGGATACCAGTAACAGCATACAACAGAGACAGGTGTGCAAATATTCcaaagaaacatttgaaaataggAACTGCACACTCAGAAAGGATGAAAAGGTAAAGAACATAGATAAGAGAGGCTAAGcaataaagttaaaaatgaataatGTGACACAAAAATTAAACAGGAGATAAAGAAAGGTAAGGACAGGAAAGATTATGGGAAGCAGATATCAAAGTAACAGTGAAGGAAAGCTAAAatcaaatacacaataaaattaaaaaaattaaaaacagtgactAATACTTCCTTCTTTATAAAGATATAGAGTATGAGGTACTTTGATATGTCACCTCAAGATTCTAGTTTTAAAGTTCACTaggaggaggagaatggaggTGGCATAAGTCCCTGCTTCTTTGATCCAGAAGTGCTAATGAAAAATGGCTGATAGAAGCCTAGCTCACTTTACCTTACCTTCCTTGCCCTTGACCCAAGACAACCACTACAATGAGGATGAACCTGTATTTTCAATATGAGCCTGGTATTGTAGTGATGATAGAATCAACCTGAAATCTATTCCTTccagggaagacaggaagaaccCTGTTTCATAACCCCTCACACCAGTGATGTTTGCCTGCATACACGTGTCAGGATGTATTAAAGAGCACATGCCTTGTTACCCAACATCTCTGGGGCTCTGTGTGCTGAGTGATAAAGTCAAAGCAAACTTTACTGATGCTGCAGGCCACAGGGACTGAGTGATCCTGGTTGTCTAGTCATGGTGGTCTTTGTCCCAGGCTCCTCTACTTACTGCATATAGTTGAGTTTATTCTTCTCAGAATTTGAGCCATCCCTCCCAAATAGAAACATcctctgctttcttctataaCAGAGTCATATTTTCTACTGGATAGACCTGTGATCTTGATTATGAATCCAAATTTCCATTGGATTCCTGACTTAACACTGATACTGTGTATGGTCCCATGCCTTTATACTAAGGTGATACTAAGGAGCAGTAGAATACTGACATTTGTCAGTAAAAATCCACCATAGCACCAGTGAGCAAGCTAGCAAGTCAGAGAATCCCCATCTTCAGTGGCTTCTTGCTACAGAAAGAAATTGTAAGTCTCCCATATATTATTTTTTAGGCTGCAGTTTCTGTTTCTGACAGAGACTATTTCCCCTTTGCTTAAGACCCAACTGAGGTTAAATGGTTGAGTGATGGTGTGTAATGTTCTCTGGTACCTGATGGTAAGATCTTCATTTCTGTTATAAATCTGTCTAACATTTGTCCTTACTCTTACATGACTTTCTGCACAAATCCATTTATCTCTGTCTGTGCAGTACCACATCTGCTTTTCCTGCCCCAGCAGATGTGCCAGAATGTGCCGAATGTGTCTCACATGACATTTTCATTCTCTCAAGCAGTTTTATTTATTACTgatttgatattaaaataattccagaaattattatttttctccctCTGTGGAATAAATCATGTAAATCCTTTCTCTTTAAACTTCATTTAGATCTGTTTGGTTTACTTTCTAATAAATTGTATGGGAAGGAAATAGATAACTTTCCAGTTTTGAAACCAAGCATACCTTATTTTAATCAAACAAGGTAAGCAATTAACAACAGCAATAAGTGATGTTGATGCAAATCCCCCCAAGAGTATAAGCAGATGTAAATTCTGTGATATTCTTCTCCAAAATATAAACCCAATGATAGAAAAATATGAGACAGGCCAAAATTAGAATCATATCAAATATGAGGGAAGAATTCTCAAGTGTGGTCATGGCTAACATGGATAGTCTATGACTATCACATTTTCTAAAAAAGTAAACAGTTGACAACCAAAGGCATGTTGGCATCCTCAGCTGGATTATGGAAAGAAACATGACTTTAATGGAATAAGTATTAAAATCCAAAGTGACATCTACAGCTATATACAATGCTATTGCATTGTATTAATGTAAAAGATCTTACTAATAAGGATGCAATGATAGTATGAGATACTCACTTTAGGGAGCTTTTGTGAAGTGTACACCAAACTATGTTCTATTAATTTGTTTCCTTGAAAGCCTGAtgccattaataataataaagataaaatgaacAAGGGGGAATCTAGAAGGCCTCAACCTACACAAAGGATGACAAGCAACTAAAGAATGATGAGACTGTGAGAAATAGATTTACAGAAAAGAGCACAATAATTAGTTATCTAGTACAagatggtcatccctgaaaacatacatgcaggtaacaTTACACAGACTAAGCGAGTTGTACTTATATGattaatgaagaaagaggacacaaatataaaaagagtAAGGAGTTGGCTttagaagagaacttggaagggagaaagggaaggggtgtATGAAACTATATTAATAGctcaacaacagaaaagaaatgattaaaaataaaattgttaaaaagaaaacacagatgaaATACAGCAGAAGGAGGGAGCTGAAGATGAATGAGGCCTTTGGTTTCGTAGATGTATTAAGAATAGTTTGACTAGCAAAATGGGCAGCACAAATCTGGAGTTGGAAAGAGAACTCTAGACAAGTGCTGCAAGTGCACTACACAGTCTAACACAGAGAAATCAGTGCAATCATACCCCCCcaaacaggaatttttttttttttgtttttttgagacaaggtttctctgtgtagcccttgctgtcctggaactcactctgtagaccaggctggccttgaactcaaaaatccacctgcctctgcctcccaagtgcatggtgccaccactgcccggcaggaatATTAAAGTGAGTAAATTGTGTTATAAATAATATGCAATGATAATCTTGGTTAATTTAAGTTTGAGTTGTTACGACAAAAATCAGGGAAAACCTGGTTCAATAATAGAAGCCATTGTTAATGTTGATGCTAGCTCATATATTTACAAGGCTTTTTGACTTGATCAAAGAAGAAAGCTAATTGTATACTCAATACAGCATACATAATTACAATATAATAGCAATTTATACTTCTTATAAATAAAAGCTTCTGTAGAGATTACTCAGATATATTCCTGGGGAGACTATAAAGATGAAACCAGGTAAGGGCTTGGGCAGATGGCTTTGTGGCTAAAAGTCCATGTGGGTCTTCACTTGGGTTCCGGAATCCCTGCCAGATGGCTCACAGCTGCTTCTGATTCCATCTCCAGATGATTGTTGCCCTCTTCTTGGGCATCTGCACAAGTGAGCATCTCAAACATGAGACATATATGCATGAGACATACATACCTAtgaatgcataattaaaaataaaacaaaacatttgcaaAACCAAGTTTAAACCATAGTAGTTTGGTTTATGACTATATAAGGACAAATGACTGAATGATAAATATTACTACAAAGCGATATGAAAAAATTTCAGTGTTATTTTgcaaatttaaaaagtcaatataAAAGGTCTGTACACACAGACCATTTGAGTAAAAATTAGGGctgaaatgtgtttgtttttgtatatggtttattggtttttcatttttaaccAATACATAAAGAAATACAGTCTAGAAACGTATataactttctttaaaaatggcCCAATTTTATCCTGAAGCCAGTAATTGTATATAGCCTAGATTCTCCATACAGAAGAACATAAAATGTGTCAGAATATACTGGAAGTGTATCAGAAAAACTGTGAACCAAATTAAAAATTTCCAGCTTGAGTGTCTACTCCTCAAATATAAGTTGAAGAAATGAACATAAAacgtatacatttatataatggttTGTGAAACACTaatactttttatattaaaaatatattatgaatacaaggaagtagacttatatatcaaattttctcttttagcaaatttgctttataaaagggaggaaggagaagaaggaagaatttcTGCAACAAAGAAAGTCAGTTAATGCCTGACAATTATAGGTTTTGTACATTCtggaaaaataacacaaaatttcTCCCAGGAGctaaataatgttaatcaaagaagAATAATACCCATTAAGTTGTTTCATTGTCAGATTATAATAGTTTAATTGAATTTGAAATTACAGTATTAAAAGAATCTCATGAGAACAAAGAAAGTAGATATAGCAGTTAAATATTATCTATTTAGTGCAGACATAGttaacaaattattttcaaattgtatatgtatgcatatgtaacaAACATAATTATTTAAAGACTACTACTTTatgtacattatatttttatttttatatttaatattaataacatcatTTTAATAAGCTGAAATTAATGTGCTATAGAAGttgaagcatttttaaaaatactatgagTTTTCATAACTTTCTTAACAGCATTTAATACCTCCTTATTTCTCAAACTGTAAATAAAAGGATTTAACAAAGGGATTATTATTGTATAAAACACAGCCACTGGTATGTCTTTATTACCTTCTTCAAATGGTCTAATATACATGAGAAGGCAGATGTAGAAtattgacacagaaaaaaagtGAGATGCACAAGTCGAAAATGCTTTTCCTCTCCCATCCTTGGATTTCATCTTGAAAATAGTGAAAAGAATGCAGAAGTAAGAGACCAAGACAGTGGTAATGGTAAAGACTTGAATTGgcattgaaaaaatatatatcattagtTCATTGATAAATGGGTCTGTACAGGACAGTCTATATAAGGGAAGAATATCACAGAAGAAATGATCAATGCGATTTGATTTACAGAAAGTTAATCTTAAGAGACACCCTACATGAATCAAGGAATGCAGGTTACTGGCTATGAAAGTGCTGATACTCATCTGAATGGAGAGCTTCTTGGACATCATGGTGTGGTACTGCAGTGGATTGcaaatggccacatagcggtcataggccattgCTGCCAGAAGAAAGCAGTCTGCAGTTTCAGCAAGACAGAGAAAATAGAACTGTGCCAtgcattcatagagagaaatcCTTCTGTCCACAGAAAAGAAGTTCTCTAGCATCTTGGGAGTGATGGCACAGGAGCAGCAGGAGTCCATCAGAGCCAGGTTGCCCAGAAAgatgtacatgggtgtgtggagacGAGGTTCCATGTAGATCAAGGCCACCAGGCCAAGATTCCCCACCATGGTGACCACATAGATGATAGAGAACACCAGGAACAGAAGTGTCTTTAGGTCTGGGTGATCTGAGAACCCCACCAGGATGAATTGTGTGGTCAAAGAGTGATTTGTCTTCTCCATTCTTATTTCTCTGCTGAGACAAAATTTTGTTAAGAAATGTGATATTGCAGTCAGTAGTATATGTCTTATTCTCCTTCTCTAGTTACAGTGCACAGGTGAGGTCCTATTTAATTTACTTTAGCTGTCCCCTAAAATATGTCATGATACATTGTGTAATATGAGAAGAAACCACACTCAGGTTCTGCCCTGCATATTGTCTTAAGATGTCTGTTGAGCTAATTCTTAGATGCTTCACACGGATTATTGTATAGTTCTATATAAATTTATGGCCAACATATATGATTTTATACTTTCCCACATTGAATCTTTGTTATGGTAGTAACTTactttacaaaaattattttctgtggtTAATAAAAATCGTTGTAAAATAAATTgccctaaaatattttaatggctCATATATTTAGAATGAGTTAGAaaattttttgttacattttctaGCTAATGTTACTGTGGGCtattttaaatgaagtttaatttaatgttttaagaTTGGCTAAAATTTTAGCTGGCAttgtggcacaggcctttaatacCAGGACTTGAGAAGCTGAGGTGGCAGATCTCACACTTTGAGACCATCCTTGCCTACCGAGCatattctaggacagccagggctaccccaCCACCAAAAGATTGAATACAATTATATAATATGatcattttctcttaaaattattatttttattgattttaacaTATTTTGGAGCTTCCTTTATCTTGTCTGACAAATTTCTACCGAAATATTTCTACTCTTAGTCATCcctgttttctaatatttttgtcTGGTTGTCAGTGTTCTTGAtgtcttctttattttgtgtcttaGTAACAAAGTATCTGCACACAGTGTACACACTGAAATGTATATGGTAAATACCTGCTGTAATCTTTCCAATATTGTCACAATATTGGAATCAATGTTTTCCTCTTACTGAGTTCACTACAGGTTTTATAATTATGcaagtatttaaaatttcttttctcttaactTATATGTTAGAATTCAATAACTACTCAAAGTTATTAGATTGTTGTTTAGCCTGTATAATACTGAAATATTTAAATCCAGAAACAGCATGTATTTTTacagttttgattattttttttcttccaggaatTGCTAGAACTCTCTGGCTTTAATAGAGTTGAAATGGATAAATTTCTAAGAGCAGCctacaataatttttaaactgttttgcCTTAAAATCACACTGTAATTAATGTCTTCTTGGGTTTTAATGTTTAAACTGAACTAAACACACTGTTTTGTTATTCACTCTCATAACATAGAAAGGTTTCTTGCATTGTGTCATTGATGCCTTAtaattaaactaataaaataactcactgtttataatttaaatatctacATTAACTTTCAAATtatgttattttgaaaaaaacTTTTTAGCACTACAAAATATTGCTTTTATCAATAGACACTGGCAAATCAAATAGGCCTGTTGATATTTAATTTGAGCTaatgccattttgtttttaaaaatattgtgttaGATCATACTATGTGGAACTCACTTTTCTATGTGAAAACTTCTCTCTAGTGGCAAACATAATTATTaaacaaaatctgaaaaataattttactatcTACCCTAGAGTTATTTTAAGAGTTGATAGCTTACCTGTGTATTTTCTCACAAAACTATGGTGCTTTGCTCTTAGAATGAACATTTACTGCTTCATTTTATCTTTCAGTATATCTTCAATTCAAATATAAGtagataaaatgtaaaaataaacacttaaaaattttatattttctttttcatatgtaTAAATGAATTGAAAATCCATCCACATACTGTGAGTTTATTAACCATCACATTATATAACCAAATAGAGTCACATGATCCTCACAGATGCCTTAAACCATTGGGGAATAATTTATGAAAATCTAGGACACATGGTTCAGTGGCCAATGATAATAATTGTGTTTTTTACAGGGcaaaagttaaacaaaataaaataaaataaaacattgattCTAAAGGGAGTTCCTTGGCATCGACAGTAGATATTTCTACAGAGACTTTAATCTGAGAATCTGGTTCCCAAACCATGATTGCAATAAACAAACACCTTAATTAGAGGGAAGAGAAATGAGACTTTGAGGTTAAATCAATGTCCATCAAGAAAGTTGGCTTTGACATCATCTGTATGGCTACTGTATTTGATTAATTGTGCTTCAATGATCTTGCTTACATGGAAATGATAATGGGTAGAGAGACAATAAGTATCACCTGGTAACAAacaactttgaaaaaaatttgaATTTCTGGATAAGATAACAAAACCTGGTGCCATCAACTGGAACCACATGGTTTTCTTTCACTACATACAGTGCACCTGACTACATCTTCTAGCTTCATTTTTGGAAATAACTCTGACATTATTTCCTTTGGTGTCATTTATGTGTTCAGAAATAAACagaatttcaagttcaaggctgtGCTTCTGTGTTCATCTCCATGAGATTGGAGATAAATGGAATGTATGAAAGTATTACCATGATTAATGTAAGCAATGCCATGATTGCAATTTTATTGTACATCCCAATTTCATCCTTTCTCTACTATAGATATTATTTTTGTGTACAAGAAATGATTTTAGATTCTACTTATTCTTCTTGATACTATTTTTAGTCTTCAGACTCATTATCTTGGTTTTAtaaattactttatatttatttgcattccaaatgttgtctccCCCCCTCCTCCAAGAGTTCTTAGCCCATTCCCCTCCCTTTAGCCTCCCCTCACTGGGCATCTATCTCcttttcctggggcatcaagtttctataggattaggtgcatcttctcacactgaggccagacaaggcagtcctctgctgcatatgagCCAAGGGctacagaccagcccatgtatgctctttgattggttgcttagtctctgggagctcccagggccAGGTTAGCTGACACTATT from the Arvicanthis niloticus isolate mArvNil1 chromosome 12, mArvNil1.pat.X, whole genome shotgun sequence genome contains:
- the LOC117718071 gene encoding olfactory receptor 5K16, with translation MEKTNHSLTTQFILVGFSDHPDLKTLLFLVFSIIYVVTMVGNLGLVALIYMEPRLHTPMYIFLGNLALMDSCCSCAITPKMLENFFSVDRRISLYECMAQFYFLCLAETADCFLLAAMAYDRYVAICNPLQYHTMMSKKLSIQMSISTFIASNLHSLIHVGCLLRLTFCKSNRIDHFFCDILPLYRLSCTDPFINELMIYIFSMPIQVFTITTVLVSYFCILFTIFKMKSKDGRGKAFSTCASHFFSVSIFYICLLMYIRPFEEGNKDIPVAVFYTIIIPLLNPFIYSLRNKEVLNAVKKVMKTHSIFKNASTSIAH